One Gloeothece verrucosa PCC 7822 DNA window includes the following coding sequences:
- a CDS encoding DUF7507 domain-containing protein, with product MAGGDFSTIDFAAAAPYTYNLNTGGGAYNDRTVGNYKDITEQLQGGQFAFGNIVTYLVQIEVAKNAVDPVQFAEFDFGFLADSTGQSGAAQIDIVNVAVNYGNVENGDNGTDSNGGKGVYGLDSGIYDDYQGNTALDKNGILGSTAILVPGSEKIVDPKSGLEVAPYTKGSQLQGTVRISDLEAGEKIVVRIDVLLANLAASNPTGNLQGELLGGRVVDANGNFLDKINTGQQTIPFLKIGQIANVSSPALNVVKTADKSQVDWAGQVITYTYTVTNTGNVSLSGINLVDDNFTATDTSDDLVLSATQKSVNGDDVLDVGETWTYSYQYAVTQNDLDKGGQLVNIATASSTQAATKQDSETVEILQKPDLAVVQAADKSQVDWAGQVITYTYTVTNTGNISLSGINLVDDNFTATDTSDDLVLSATQKSVNGDDVLDVGETWTYSYQYAVTQHDLDKGGQLVNIATASSTQAATKQDSETVEILQKPDLAVVQAADKSQVDWAGQVITYTYTVTNTGNVSLSGINLVDDNFTTTDISDDLVLSATQKSVNGDDVLDVGETWTYSYQYAVTQNDLDKGGQLVNIATASSTQAATKQDSETVQIIQKPDLAVVKTADKSQVDWAGQVITYTYTVTNTGNISLSGINLVDDNFTATDTSDDLVLSATQKSVNGDDVLDVGETWTYTYQYAVTQNDLDKGGQLVNIATASSTQSAAKQDSETVEIIQKPSIEIDKITTDGLVKGDNVGITAGQAINWVYVVKNTGNVSLSNISVTDDKVQQELIKLVNNGDGDTILAPNETWIYKADGIAITGNYQNLGTVSGDYSGGQITDNDTSSYLGIQAPGVRTPGFWINWTQVWDGNAANDTEFAGRSNFPMSDILLQPYSASSNAPNVIDPVTGKSSVGILIGDYNRNGITDNGERTIFYSLDEAKTILAASNKVQEDKRYTLDRSLVASWLNYLAFNPAPIKDINDGIAWIQTHTADENQDAIGDGSLVVGASTYKLNASSPFWNVAAPLANLSSGQSINTALDNYNNFGLS from the coding sequence GAGGTGGCGCTTATAATGATCGCACCGTTGGCAACTACAAAGACATCACCGAACAGCTACAGGGTGGACAATTTGCTTTTGGCAATATCGTCACCTACTTGGTACAAATTGAAGTAGCCAAGAATGCTGTTGATCCCGTTCAGTTTGCCGAGTTTGATTTTGGCTTTCTTGCCGATAGTACCGGACAAAGTGGTGCGGCTCAAATTGATATTGTCAACGTAGCCGTAAACTATGGAAATGTCGAAAATGGTGACAACGGGACAGATAGCAATGGAGGTAAAGGCGTTTATGGTCTAGATAGCGGCATCTATGACGATTACCAGGGAAATACAGCCCTTGATAAAAACGGTATTTTAGGCAGTACAGCTATCCTTGTACCTGGCAGTGAAAAAATAGTCGACCCAAAAAGCGGCTTAGAAGTGGCTCCCTACACCAAAGGATCACAATTACAGGGTACTGTCCGCATTAGCGACCTCGAAGCCGGCGAAAAAATTGTCGTGCGGATCGATGTATTACTGGCAAATTTAGCTGCTAGTAATCCCACTGGAAACCTACAGGGGGAACTCTTAGGAGGGCGCGTGGTTGATGCTAATGGTAATTTTCTGGATAAGATCAACACCGGTCAGCAGACTATCCCCTTCCTCAAAATTGGTCAAATTGCCAATGTCAGTAGTCCAGCACTCAACGTCGTTAAAACTGCCGACAAGAGCCAAGTTGACTGGGCCGGACAAGTAATCACCTATACCTACACCGTCACCAACACAGGCAATGTTAGCTTAAGTGGCATTAATTTGGTAGATGATAACTTTACTGCTACTGACACTTCGGATGATTTGGTGCTAAGTGCCACACAAAAGAGTGTTAATGGCGATGATGTCTTGGATGTGGGCGAAACCTGGACTTACAGCTATCAATACGCCGTAACTCAAAATGACCTCGACAAAGGAGGACAATTAGTCAATATTGCTACCGCCTCCAGTACCCAAGCCGCCACTAAACAAGACTCCGAAACCGTTGAAATTCTTCAAAAACCCGACCTAGCAGTGGTTCAAGCCGCCGACAAGAGCCAAGTTGACTGGGCCGGACAAGTGATCACCTATACCTACACCGTCACCAACACAGGCAATATTAGCTTAAGTGGCATTAATTTGGTAGATGATAACTTTACTGCTACTGACACTTCGGATGATTTGGTGCTAAGTGCCACACAAAAGAGTGTTAATGGCGATGATGTCTTGGATGTGGGCGAAACCTGGACCTACAGCTATCAATACGCCGTAACTCAACATGACCTCGACAAAGGAGGACAATTAGTCAATATTGCTACCGCCTCCAGTACCCAAGCCGCCACTAAACAAGACTCCGAAACCGTTGAAATTCTTCAAAAACCCGACCTAGCAGTGGTTCAAGCCGCCGACAAGAGCCAAGTTGACTGGGCCGGACAAGTGATCACCTATACCTACACCGTCACCAACACAGGCAATGTTAGCTTAAGTGGCATTAATTTGGTAGATGATAACTTTACTACTACTGACATTTCGGATGATTTGGTGCTAAGTGCTACACAAAAGAGTGTTAATGGCGATGATGTCTTGGATGTGGGCGAAACCTGGACCTACAGCTATCAATACGCCGTGACTCAAAATGACCTCGACAAAGGAGGACAATTAGTCAATATTGCTACCGCCTCCAGTACCCAAGCCGCCACTAAACAAGACTCCGAAACTGTTCAAATCATTCAAAAACCCGACCTAGCAGTGGTTAAAACCGCCGACAAGAGCCAAGTTGACTGGGCCGGACAAGTGATCACCTATACCTACACCGTCACCAACACAGGCAATATTAGCTTAAGTGGCATTAACCTGGTAGATGATAACTTTACTGCTACTGACACTTCGGATGATTTGGTACTAAGTGCCACACAAAAGAGTGTTAATGGCGATGATGTCTTGGATGTGGGGGAAACCTGGACTTACACCTATCAATACGCCGTGACTCAAAATGACCTCGACAAAGGAGGACAATTAGTCAATATTGCTACTGCCTCGAGTACCCAAAGTGCGGCTAAACAAGACTCCGAAACCGTTGAAATTATTCAAAAACCCTCGATTGAAATAGACAAAATCACGACTGACGGGTTAGTCAAAGGGGATAATGTCGGGATTACGGCAGGACAAGCAATTAATTGGGTGTATGTAGTCAAAAATACTGGTAACGTCAGCCTATCTAATATTAGCGTGACCGACGATAAAGTCCAACAAGAATTAATCAAGCTAGTCAATAATGGTGACGGAGATACCATTCTAGCTCCCAATGAAACTTGGATTTACAAAGCCGACGGCATTGCTATCACTGGTAACTATCAAAACCTGGGTACAGTTAGCGGTGACTACTCTGGCGGACAAATCACAGACAACGATACTAGCTCCTACCTTGGTATCCAGGCCCCTGGGGTGCGGACACCCGGCTTTTGGATTAACTGGACTCAAGTATGGGATGGGAATGCGGCTAATGACACAGAATTCGCCGGTCGTTCAAATTTCCCCATGAGTGACATTCTGCTGCAACCTTATTCAGCTTCTAGCAATGCTCCTAACGTTATTGATCCCGTGACCGGAAAATCAAGCGTAGGGATTCTCATCGGTGACTATAACCGAAACGGAATCACCGACAATGGAGAGCGAACAATTTTCTACAGTCTCGACGAAGCAAAAACCATTCTTGCCGCCTCCAACAAAGTGCAAGAAGACAAGCGCTACACCCTTGATCGCTCTTTAGTTGCCTCCTGGCTTAATTATCTAGCCTTTAATCCGGCTCCCATTAAAGATATCAACGACGGCATTGCCTGGATACAAACCCATACTGCCGACGAAAATCAGGACGCAATTGGGGATGGAAGTTTAGTGGTGGGTGCATCAACTTATAAACTAAATGCGAGTTCGCCATTTTGGAATGTAGCCGCTCCACTGGCTAATTTATCCTCTGGTCAATCCATTAATACGGCTCTCGACAACTACAACAACTTCGGTTTATCTTAA
- a CDS encoding hemerythrin domain-containing protein gives MAKVKNILDLIEEDHRKVEKLLQEIEKTKDPQKSQEIFKEIYKELNLHAQAEELVFYPAMQEYEETKQYIEEAEQEHISAEIILEQLTSISAEDSEFSTKIQDLKQQVKHHVEEEEKEIFAAVRQYIDEQELEQMGKKFQATKLRLAPNIEVAMA, from the coding sequence GTGGCTAAAGTCAAAAATATTCTCGATCTAATTGAAGAAGATCACCGTAAGGTAGAAAAACTCCTGCAAGAGATTGAGAAAACCAAAGATCCCCAAAAAAGTCAAGAGATTTTTAAAGAAATTTACAAAGAGTTAAACCTTCATGCTCAGGCAGAAGAACTGGTGTTTTATCCGGCCATGCAAGAGTATGAAGAAACCAAGCAGTATATTGAAGAAGCAGAACAGGAACATATTTCTGCTGAAATCATTCTCGAACAGTTAACCAGTATCAGTGCCGAAGATTCTGAATTCTCAACAAAGATACAAGACTTAAAACAACAAGTCAAGCACCATGTTGAGGAAGAAGAAAAAGAAATTTTTGCGGCAGTTCGTCAGTATATAGATGAACAAGAATTAGAACAAATGGGAAAAAAGTTTCAAGCAACTAAGCTGCGCCTCGCGCCAAATATTGAAGTAGCAATGGCTTAA
- a CDS encoding DUF2231 domain-containing protein has translation MTQTPNIPPLIESDEREYRDTGVPSTVAIAGHPIHPLLVTFPIAFLCAVLATDLAYWLTQDLFWARASMWLIGAGVVTGIIAAITGLMDFLKINRVRQHSAGWIHLIGNVAALALSLINFGLRWGNQANAIVPTGIIVSLVVATTLGVTGWYGAELIYRHKVAVIGYGPNERP, from the coding sequence ATGACACAAACGCCTAATATTCCCCCCCTTATTGAAAGTGATGAGCGAGAGTACCGTGATACTGGTGTACCCAGTACAGTAGCTATTGCAGGACATCCCATACATCCATTATTAGTCACTTTTCCCATTGCTTTTCTCTGTGCCGTATTAGCAACGGACTTGGCCTACTGGCTGACTCAAGATCTATTTTGGGCTAGAGCTTCTATGTGGCTGATTGGTGCTGGTGTAGTGACAGGGATTATTGCCGCCATTACGGGATTAATGGACTTTTTGAAAATAAATCGAGTGCGGCAACATAGTGCAGGATGGATTCATTTGATTGGAAATGTGGCAGCACTGGCACTTTCGCTGATTAATTTTGGCTTGAGATGGGGCAATCAAGCAAACGCCATTGTTCCCACAGGAATTATTGTCTCATTAGTAGTCGCCACGACATTAGGGGTGACAGGATGGTATGGTGCTGAATTAATTTATCGTCATAAAGTCGCGGTTATTGGTTATGGCCCCAATGAAAGACCCTAA
- the frr gene encoding ribosome recycling factor produces MQKTIEATQRSFNTIRTGRANASLLDRVTVEYYGTETPLKSLANITTPDATTIAIQPYDRSSLGKIEKAIQMSDVGLTPNNDGQIIRLNIPPLTSDRRKELVKLAGKLAEEGKVAVRNIRRDAIDAIRKQEKSHEISEDEARNLQDDIQKITDEYNAKIDELLKAKEKDITTV; encoded by the coding sequence ATGCAAAAGACCATTGAGGCCACTCAACGATCTTTTAACACCATTCGTACAGGTCGCGCTAATGCTTCGTTATTGGATCGGGTAACGGTAGAATATTATGGGACAGAAACACCTTTAAAGTCTTTGGCCAATATCACCACCCCAGACGCGACGACCATCGCTATTCAGCCCTATGATAGATCTAGTCTGGGCAAAATCGAAAAAGCGATTCAAATGTCTGATGTAGGACTAACTCCCAATAATGATGGTCAAATCATCCGCTTGAATATTCCCCCTTTAACCAGTGATCGCCGTAAAGAACTGGTTAAACTAGCTGGGAAATTAGCAGAAGAGGGTAAAGTCGCCGTTCGTAACATTCGCCGAGATGCGATCGATGCTATTCGCAAACAGGAGAAAAGTCACGAAATTTCCGAAGATGAAGCTCGTAATTTACAAGATGATATTCAAAAGATTACTGACGAATATAATGCCAAAATTGACGAGTTATTAAAGGCTAAAGAAAAAGACATCACCACTGTCTAA
- a CDS encoding ABC transporter ATP-binding protein, whose translation MKAIATLEKVSYLYPSSRDAVLKDISLEIYPGEFLGLIGPTGAGKSTLCLALNGIVPQFYGGRFFGHITVAGKDTLDSPITELSRYVGMVFEDPEMQLTSTSVENEIAFALENLSVPRDEIISRIPRVLEAVRLEGYEQKNPQELSGGQKQRLAIACVLALQPSLLILDEPTSQLDPIGSNEVFATVKELNQELGISILMVSHAAEEMAQFADRMAFLSDGKLLALGTPDQIYSQVEQLTQHYLRPPQAAQTFYLITERQIPISQIPVTLPPSLALLVALSQKAQITPPPQFLTPPERTEPPLLCVKNLIHTYQDGTQALRGVSLDIHPGEYVLIVGQNGAGKSTLVKHFLNLLQPSHGKVYVNNRETSTLSVSDLARSIGYVAQNPDQQIFNTTVEKEVTFALRNLGYSRKMIEQRTSSSLKDMELWEVRHVHPLALPKGDRARIVIAAILAMNPEIVIFDEPTIGQDYRGACSILDVSRQLHQKGKTVIVITHHLYLMAEYAERVIVMGQGTILLDAPIRQAYHQTELLQSTYLTPPQAVLLAQKLAELTGQDYPLLTPQELANCFVPRQSS comes from the coding sequence ATGAAAGCGATCGCCACTTTAGAAAAAGTTTCTTATCTTTACCCCTCTTCAAGGGATGCGGTACTAAAAGATATCTCCCTAGAAATTTACCCAGGAGAATTTTTAGGACTGATAGGCCCGACGGGTGCGGGGAAATCAACCCTTTGTCTCGCCCTCAATGGAATAGTCCCCCAATTTTACGGGGGGCGCTTTTTTGGCCATATTACTGTAGCCGGAAAAGATACTCTCGATAGTCCCATCACAGAATTATCTCGTTATGTGGGGATGGTATTTGAAGACCCCGAAATGCAACTCACCTCGACTTCGGTAGAAAATGAAATCGCTTTTGCGCTGGAAAATTTATCGGTTCCTAGAGATGAAATTATCAGCCGCATTCCCCGAGTCTTAGAAGCAGTGCGCCTAGAAGGTTATGAGCAAAAAAATCCTCAAGAGTTATCCGGCGGACAAAAGCAACGTTTAGCCATTGCTTGTGTTTTGGCCCTACAACCGAGTCTATTGATTCTCGATGAACCTACCTCTCAATTAGATCCGATCGGTTCAAACGAAGTTTTTGCTACTGTTAAAGAACTCAATCAAGAGCTAGGTATTTCTATTCTTATGGTTTCTCATGCGGCTGAAGAAATGGCTCAATTTGCTGATCGCATGGCTTTTTTATCGGATGGGAAACTGTTAGCTTTAGGAACCCCTGACCAAATTTACTCCCAGGTTGAACAATTAACTCAACACTATCTGCGCCCCCCTCAAGCGGCTCAAACTTTTTATTTAATCACAGAGCGGCAAATTCCCATTAGTCAAATTCCGGTTACCCTCCCTCCGAGTTTAGCCCTCCTGGTCGCCTTATCCCAAAAAGCTCAAATCACTCCACCCCCTCAATTTCTGACACCGCCAGAGAGAACAGAACCCCCTTTGCTATGTGTAAAAAACCTCATCCATACCTATCAAGATGGAACCCAAGCCTTACGAGGAGTATCTTTAGATATTCATCCGGGGGAATATGTGCTGATTGTGGGGCAAAATGGAGCCGGCAAAAGTACCCTAGTCAAGCATTTCCTCAACCTCCTACAACCTTCTCATGGCAAGGTGTATGTTAATAATCGAGAGACTAGCACCCTCTCAGTCAGCGATTTAGCGCGTTCCATCGGCTATGTGGCTCAAAATCCCGATCAGCAAATTTTTAACACTACCGTAGAAAAAGAAGTCACTTTTGCTTTGCGAAATCTCGGTTATTCCCGCAAAATGATCGAGCAACGGACCTCCTCTAGCCTTAAAGATATGGAGTTATGGGAAGTTCGTCATGTTCATCCCCTGGCTTTACCGAAAGGCGATCGCGCTCGAATCGTCATTGCCGCAATTTTAGCCATGAACCCAGAGATTGTGATTTTTGATGAACCTACCATCGGACAAGATTATCGGGGAGCCTGTTCTATTTTAGATGTGAGTCGTCAATTACATCAAAAGGGAAAAACGGTTATTGTCATTACTCATCATTTATATTTGATGGCTGAATATGCCGAGCGAGTGATTGTCATGGGACAAGGAACGATCCTACTCGATGCCCCTATCCGCCAAGCTTATCATCAAACAGAACTGTTACAATCTACCTATTTAACTCCCCCTCAAGCGGTTTTGTTAGCTCAAAAACTCGCTGAACTTACAGGACAAGATTACCCTTTATTAACGCCTCAAGAGTTGGCCAATTGCTTTGTACCTCGTCAGTCTAGTTAG
- a CDS encoding energy-coupling factor transporter transmembrane component T family protein, which translates to MGIANFQTVKRDSIFTRIDFRSKLVIMVTVTLIAFIWESPITGGFLTLTVVIACLLAGVKLDYLGTLLKIMLPFYLFLLLSMGFFNITQVKLLTHKQELTTLLTVPAHWWILGGAKMSVEGLLYGVNVMFKTLTMLLVIPLTIFTTDVNQMIVSLVKARIPYKIVFIFSSTLRFFPLLFDEIQAIIQAQRLRGLAFEKMGLLKRIRVYATVAVPLILNAMTKSQTLEVVLQSKAFSGSSQRTYLHESILSRTDYLIIGSCVGLFVLALIVYFWLGIGQFAWLIYPQQNL; encoded by the coding sequence ATGGGAATTGCCAATTTTCAAACCGTAAAACGAGATTCTATCTTTACTCGTATCGACTTCCGCAGCAAATTGGTGATTATGGTAACAGTTACCCTCATTGCCTTTATCTGGGAAAGTCCAATTACCGGCGGCTTTTTAACCTTAACTGTGGTCATTGCTTGTCTATTAGCAGGAGTTAAGTTAGATTATCTCGGCACTCTTTTAAAGATTATGCTCCCCTTTTATCTGTTTCTTTTACTGAGCATGGGCTTTTTTAATATCACTCAGGTCAAATTATTAACCCATAAGCAAGAATTAACCACCTTATTAACGGTTCCTGCCCATTGGTGGATTTTGGGTGGCGCAAAAATGTCGGTAGAAGGGCTTTTATATGGCGTAAATGTTATGTTTAAAACCTTGACAATGCTTCTGGTGATTCCGTTAACCATTTTTACCACTGATGTCAACCAGATGATTGTTAGCCTAGTTAAGGCGAGAATTCCTTATAAAATTGTTTTTATTTTTTCTTCGACTTTGCGCTTTTTCCCCTTACTTTTTGATGAAATTCAAGCCATTATTCAAGCCCAAAGATTAAGGGGATTGGCATTTGAAAAAATGGGTTTACTAAAACGTATCCGTGTCTATGCTACGGTAGCTGTCCCCCTGATTTTAAATGCTATGACCAAATCTCAAACCCTAGAAGTGGTATTACAATCCAAGGCTTTTTCGGGCAGTTCTCAAAGGACTTATCTTCACGAATCTATTCTCAGCAGAACTGATTATTTAATTATCGGTAGCTGTGTGGGCTTATTTGTCCTAGCTTTAATTGTTTATTTTTGGTTAGGAATCGGTCAGTTTGCTTGGCTGATTTATCCTCAACAAAATTTATAA
- a CDS encoding glycosyltransferase, protein MAHFGLICPAAPSHLNTITTLGYELKQRGHRVTLLGVEYAKQKALAMGLEFQETGKTDFPEGSTQKIISKLSNLHGIKALRYSFAIGVKAARTCLEDAPKAAQTAGIEAMLVDQCAPEGGTVADYLGIPFVTICNGVMTNQEIGVPPFITSWNYDPSWKGLLRNKVGYELLNYLEKSLRETINSYRKQWNLATFSNFNESYSSLAQLCHQPAEFEFPRQELPLSFHFTGPYSHKSKREPVPFPYEKLTGEPLIYVSMGTIQNGLLWIFQMIAEACAPLKVQVVIALGGGHSPDSLANLPGNPLVVGYAPQLELLKKATLVITHAGMNTTLESLTNGVPMIAIPITNDQPAVAARIAWTGTGKVLPLSQVSVQKLQQFIKQVLTEDSYKNNAIRLQQAIKDSGGVRQAADIIEQAIFTGKPVFSKNQYTYQ, encoded by the coding sequence ATGGCTCATTTTGGACTTATTTGTCCTGCTGCCCCCAGTCATCTTAACACGATAACGACTTTAGGCTATGAACTAAAACAGCGTGGTCATCGCGTTACTTTATTGGGAGTTGAATATGCTAAACAAAAAGCTCTAGCTATGGGATTAGAATTTCAGGAGACTGGCAAGACGGATTTTCCTGAAGGCTCAACGCAAAAAATAATTTCTAAACTTAGTAATTTACATGGAATTAAAGCATTGCGCTATAGCTTTGCCATTGGTGTCAAGGCGGCTAGAACGTGCCTTGAGGATGCTCCTAAAGCCGCTCAAACCGCAGGAATAGAGGCGATGTTAGTAGATCAATGTGCCCCAGAAGGAGGAACGGTTGCTGACTATTTAGGCATTCCTTTCGTAACTATTTGCAATGGAGTGATGACCAATCAAGAAATAGGTGTTCCTCCCTTTATAACATCTTGGAATTATGATCCCTCATGGAAGGGGCTTCTACGCAACAAAGTCGGTTATGAACTGCTTAATTATTTAGAAAAATCCCTGCGAGAAACCATTAATAGCTACCGTAAACAGTGGAATTTAGCTACATTCTCAAATTTTAACGAAAGCTATTCCTCATTAGCTCAACTTTGTCACCAGCCTGCCGAGTTTGAATTTCCTCGCCAAGAACTACCATTAAGCTTTCATTTTACAGGACCATATAGTCATAAAAGTAAGCGAGAACCTGTACCTTTTCCTTATGAGAAGTTAACGGGAGAACCTCTTATTTATGTTTCGATGGGAACAATACAAAATGGTCTTCTGTGGATTTTCCAGATGATTGCCGAAGCGTGCGCCCCCTTAAAGGTTCAAGTGGTGATAGCTTTAGGGGGTGGTCATAGTCCCGACTCTCTAGCCAATTTGCCGGGAAACCCCCTTGTCGTTGGTTATGCACCGCAATTAGAACTATTAAAAAAGGCTACTCTGGTTATCACTCACGCGGGGATGAATACTACTTTAGAATCTTTAACCAATGGGGTTCCTATGATAGCTATTCCCATTACAAACGATCAACCCGCAGTAGCGGCGAGAATCGCTTGGACAGGAACCGGAAAAGTTTTACCTCTTTCGCAAGTTAGCGTGCAGAAACTACAGCAGTTTATCAAACAGGTGTTAACAGAAGATTCCTATAAAAACAATGCTATCAGATTACAACAGGCCATTAAGGACTCTGGAGGAGTGCGCCAAGCGGCTGATATTATTGAACAAGCTATATTTACAGGCAAACCGGTTTTTTCTAAAAATCAATACACCTATCAGTAA